One genomic window of Kosmotoga olearia TBF 19.5.1 includes the following:
- a CDS encoding DMT family transporter, with amino-acid sequence MKERLKNPLIAALLATAASVLWGSAFPVLKIGFREMGIGPENVAEKLVFAGIRFLGSGLLIFIFSPLIAKGKFWPGKRVFKSLLLLGLLQTALQYTLFYNGLSNTTGVKSSIIISSGNFFVVLIAHFVYKDDRINWKKTLGLAAGFSGILIANWSKGISYDFKFEGEGLLVLSTLVGAFGTILAKKVSRQVNPFFVSGWQMFLGSIVLLLLGMPGMKNGLKFTPLATVLLIYSSLLSAVAFSLWYTVLKYHKAGEVTLYRFMIPLSGALSSAAFIPGETLTPNTLIALGLVIFGIVVVNYRNS; translated from the coding sequence ATGAAAGAAAGATTAAAAAATCCGCTTATAGCGGCTTTGTTGGCTACAGCGGCTTCAGTTCTTTGGGGAAGCGCCTTTCCTGTATTAAAAATAGGCTTTAGAGAAATGGGGATAGGACCTGAGAATGTTGCGGAAAAGCTTGTCTTTGCCGGTATCCGTTTCTTGGGTTCAGGATTATTGATCTTCATATTTTCGCCTTTGATTGCCAAAGGTAAATTCTGGCCGGGCAAACGAGTTTTCAAAAGCCTGTTGCTCCTTGGACTGTTGCAGACTGCTTTACAATACACGCTCTTTTACAATGGTTTATCCAACACAACAGGAGTGAAGTCTTCTATAATCATCTCCAGCGGAAACTTTTTCGTGGTACTTATTGCTCATTTTGTGTATAAAGACGACAGAATCAATTGGAAAAAAACGTTAGGACTTGCAGCGGGCTTCTCTGGAATACTTATAGCCAATTGGAGCAAAGGAATTAGCTATGATTTCAAGTTTGAGGGAGAAGGTTTGTTGGTACTTTCCACACTTGTTGGTGCCTTTGGTACAATCCTTGCTAAGAAAGTTTCCAGGCAGGTTAATCCCTTCTTCGTTTCTGGTTGGCAGATGTTTTTAGGATCTATTGTGCTTTTGTTGCTGGGAATGCCCGGAATGAAAAACGGCCTGAAATTCACACCACTGGCTACAGTGCTTTTAATATACTCTTCACTGCTTTCAGCAGTAGCATTTTCCCTTTGGTATACAGTTCTCAAATATCACAAAGCCGGAGAGGTCACGCTTTACCGCTTCATGATCCCCTTGTCTGGTGCTTTGTCGTCTGCGGCTTTCATTCCCGGTGAAACGCTTACCCCAAACACTCTGATAGCTCTTGGACTGGTCATTTTTGGTATAGTTGTGGTGAATTACAGAAATAGTTGA
- a CDS encoding LacI family DNA-binding transcriptional regulator, translating to MRLNIAEVAKRAGVSTATVSRVLNNSPLVSRRTREKVLEVIKELGYVPNHVARSLRSKKTGLVATIIPYSADYVFNFPYFSIFIREVTKRLAEDGYHLLLTTEEPDDDPVRIYRTFLDRKIVDGFIILDLKENDERVKFLKDRMAKFVVVGRAKDCDDLPSVDTDNMSGAYKATSYLLDRGCRRVLFINGPKEHSVSIWRKEGYKAAYKKKGLKIEKSLILNGDFMETSGYELVKNFRGRFDAIFAASDLMAIGALKALKEMNRIVPVMGFDDIPQASMVTPTLSTIRQPIDRVGYEVADSIVSYLEKGEKISKVLDVELIIRESTEVD from the coding sequence ATGCGTTTAAATATCGCTGAGGTCGCAAAAAGAGCTGGTGTATCCACCGCAACGGTTTCAAGGGTTTTAAATAACTCGCCTTTAGTTTCCAGAAGGACAAGGGAAAAGGTACTGGAGGTAATCAAAGAACTGGGCTATGTCCCAAACCATGTTGCACGCAGCCTGCGAAGCAAAAAAACGGGACTGGTTGCTACGATAATACCATATTCAGCAGATTATGTTTTCAACTTCCCATATTTTTCCATATTTATAAGAGAAGTGACAAAGCGATTAGCGGAAGATGGTTACCACCTACTTTTGACGACAGAAGAACCTGATGATGATCCCGTCAGGATATACAGGACCTTTCTCGATAGAAAAATAGTCGATGGATTCATAATACTCGACCTTAAAGAAAACGATGAGAGAGTCAAATTTTTGAAAGACAGAATGGCGAAATTCGTTGTGGTAGGTAGAGCAAAAGATTGTGACGATCTTCCTTCGGTCGATACCGACAACATGAGCGGTGCCTATAAAGCTACCTCTTATCTCCTTGATAGAGGGTGTAGAAGAGTTCTTTTTATCAATGGTCCAAAGGAACATAGCGTTTCTATATGGCGTAAAGAAGGGTACAAAGCAGCATATAAGAAAAAGGGTTTAAAAATTGAGAAATCGCTTATTCTCAACGGTGATTTTATGGAAACATCGGGCTACGAGCTCGTTAAGAACTTTCGTGGAAGATTTGATGCTATATTTGCTGCCTCTGACCTGATGGCAATAGGTGCATTAAAAGCGTTAAAAGAAATGAACAGGATCGTACCCGTAATGGGGTTTGATGATATTCCTCAAGCGAGTATGGTTACTCCCACACTCTCAACAATAAGGCAACCTATCGACAGAGTGGGTTACGAAGTTGCGGATTCCATTGTTTCATATCTGGAAAAAGGAGAAAAAATATCGAAAGTTCTTGATGTCGAACTAATAATTAGAGAATCTACGGAGGTTGATTAG
- a CDS encoding MGH1-like glycoside hydrolase domain-containing protein codes for MRIIKNGNLMVVSDDNGLIDARSDIAAGLYLEDTRFISSLYLETDKRLRKLQPRFGNSFIINRYIFRSSPLASHYDVFLEETMKVSGNGLDIRIELTNYSNGTVNIELNYFLKCEYEDIFLVREKIGHYLESSKKEVYQDEFEDKGLEYEDAAAHYRVHKKLPEGQYSLEPKDKLTLEGHIHLYKELKGANLFKDILEDRPPKFPFEEFKTDNPLLKKTISDLKMLMLPTKYGDFPAAGLPWFATIFGRDSLIFALQTLDFFPETAKTVLEILSLFQASSEDNFKDAVPGKIIHEARLNYLSLSNLIPFERYYGTIDATLLYLILAGEYLKATGDLGTIKNLLPKIEAAEKWIYNYGDADNDGYVEYMPSSEKGLQTQGWKDSRDSVSFKTGELAKPPIAFVEVQGYLYMAYHALSYIYEQLGKKERAKTLLERACELKKRFNNDFWLEEEKFFAIALDGDKKKVDSISSNPGQCLFTGIIDDDKVDYVVKKLMSKELFSGWGVRTLSTEMKRYNPFSYHNGSVWPHDNSVIIMGLMKYGYHEEAKKISTALLEAMSKFTDNRLPELFSGLSKEETKGDIVEYPTSCSPQLWAIGTLFTINQALRPTKGEGFL; via the coding sequence ATGAGAATAATAAAGAACGGAAATCTCATGGTTGTGAGCGATGACAATGGATTGATCGATGCCAGAAGTGATATAGCTGCGGGTCTGTACCTGGAAGACACTAGATTTATTTCGTCCCTTTATCTGGAAACGGATAAGAGATTGAGAAAACTCCAACCAAGGTTTGGGAACAGCTTTATCATAAACCGCTATATTTTTCGTTCATCCCCGTTAGCATCTCATTACGATGTTTTCCTGGAAGAAACTATGAAAGTTTCGGGGAATGGGTTAGATATTCGAATAGAGCTCACGAATTATTCAAATGGGACAGTGAATATAGAGCTAAATTATTTTCTGAAATGTGAGTATGAGGATATCTTTCTCGTGAGAGAAAAAATTGGACATTATCTCGAATCGTCAAAAAAAGAGGTTTATCAAGACGAATTCGAGGACAAAGGATTGGAGTACGAAGATGCAGCAGCGCATTATAGAGTTCATAAAAAGCTTCCAGAGGGGCAGTATTCCCTCGAACCCAAAGACAAGTTAACTCTTGAAGGTCATATTCATCTGTATAAAGAACTGAAGGGAGCAAATCTTTTCAAAGATATCCTTGAAGATAGGCCCCCAAAATTTCCTTTTGAAGAATTTAAAACCGACAATCCGCTGCTCAAAAAAACTATTAGTGATCTTAAAATGCTAATGCTTCCAACGAAGTATGGTGATTTCCCTGCTGCCGGACTACCGTGGTTTGCAACAATATTTGGGAGGGACAGTTTGATTTTTGCCCTCCAGACGCTTGATTTCTTTCCTGAAACTGCAAAAACAGTTTTAGAAATCCTCAGTTTATTTCAGGCATCTTCTGAAGACAATTTTAAAGACGCCGTTCCGGGAAAAATTATTCACGAAGCGCGGCTAAATTATCTTTCTCTCAGTAACCTGATCCCCTTTGAACGGTATTACGGCACAATCGATGCGACGCTACTCTATTTGATTCTCGCCGGGGAATATCTTAAGGCAACAGGGGATCTGGGAACCATAAAAAATTTGCTTCCCAAAATAGAAGCTGCCGAAAAATGGATTTACAACTACGGTGATGCCGATAATGACGGATACGTCGAATACATGCCGTCTTCAGAAAAAGGGCTTCAAACCCAGGGGTGGAAAGATTCCAGAGATTCCGTAAGTTTCAAAACAGGGGAATTAGCCAAACCTCCAATAGCTTTTGTAGAAGTTCAAGGGTATCTATACATGGCTTATCATGCCCTTAGTTATATTTACGAACAGCTGGGGAAAAAAGAAAGGGCGAAGACTCTTCTTGAAAGAGCCTGTGAGTTAAAAAAGCGATTTAACAATGATTTTTGGCTTGAAGAAGAGAAATTCTTCGCAATAGCGTTAGACGGCGACAAAAAGAAGGTTGATTCCATAAGTTCGAACCCTGGTCAGTGCCTCTTTACGGGGATAATCGATGACGACAAGGTAGATTACGTTGTGAAAAAACTTATGTCTAAAGAACTTTTCAGTGGCTGGGGAGTACGTACTCTTTCAACGGAGATGAAAAGATATAACCCATTTTCCTATCACAATGGTAGTGTGTGGCCCCACGATAACTCCGTAATAATCATGGGACTCATGAAATACGGTTATCATGAGGAGGCTAAAAAAATCTCTACAGCTCTTTTGGAAGCGATGAGTAAGTTTACCGACAACAGGTTGCCAGAGCTTTTTAGCGGACTTTCAAAGGAAGAAACAAAAGGAGATATTGTCGAATATCCCACCAGTTGTTCACCACAACTTTGGGCTATCGGTACTCTGTTCACCATAAACCAGGCCTTACGGCCAACAAAAGGGGAGGGTTTTTTATGA
- a CDS encoding ABC transporter substrate-binding protein, translating to MKKLVSFLMVLALTVSVLAVVNIRISGWPGNPIEESVIKSIVEEFNRTHPDIHVEWAPIPGDFRQMLITQFSAGTAPDIFYVDTFWFEELARQNMLLPLDLYIKKDKFDIDDFYPSLVNAFTYKGRIYGIPKDFSTLALYYNKEIFDKYGVEYPTSDDTWFDFLDKALQLKRKGMKIPLVLAPDFNRIIPFIVAANGRIVTKDLNTGLAEPNSKFALQFYFDLVNKYKVAQEPANLGAGWIGEAFGKEAVAMAMTGPWTLGYIRGQYPNVVAKIGIVELPHLIKKATMVYTVSWSINRNTKNKRAAWEVVKFLTKEGQKMFVEGAGVLASRKSIAAQDTDPIKEAFYAGAKYAIPWRVPTPSGIFSKANDQINSKLKDLFYERITLDEALNEIIENYMSWVSE from the coding sequence ATGAAGAAACTTGTTAGTTTTCTGATGGTTCTAGCACTGACAGTTAGTGTACTGGCTGTTGTGAACATTAGAATCAGTGGCTGGCCGGGCAATCCCATTGAAGAAAGTGTTATAAAGTCAATAGTGGAAGAATTCAACAGAACGCACCCGGATATTCATGTTGAATGGGCTCCCATTCCCGGTGATTTCAGGCAAATGCTCATTACGCAATTCTCCGCGGGAACGGCACCGGATATTTTTTACGTTGATACATTCTGGTTTGAAGAATTAGCCAGACAGAATATGCTACTGCCTTTAGACCTTTACATTAAGAAAGATAAGTTTGACATCGACGATTTCTATCCATCATTGGTGAATGCTTTTACCTACAAGGGGAGGATTTATGGTATTCCCAAAGATTTCTCCACACTGGCTCTTTACTATAATAAGGAAATATTCGACAAATACGGTGTGGAATATCCGACAAGTGACGACACATGGTTTGATTTCCTTGACAAAGCACTTCAGCTTAAAAGAAAGGGTATGAAGATTCCTCTTGTTTTGGCACCCGACTTTAACAGGATAATTCCCTTCATTGTTGCAGCAAATGGACGTATAGTTACTAAAGACCTCAATACTGGACTCGCTGAACCGAATTCAAAGTTTGCCCTTCAGTTTTACTTCGATCTTGTTAACAAGTACAAGGTAGCTCAGGAACCAGCTAATCTTGGTGCTGGATGGATAGGCGAAGCTTTTGGTAAAGAAGCGGTTGCGATGGCTATGACCGGTCCGTGGACACTGGGCTATATCAGGGGTCAGTATCCGAATGTCGTAGCTAAAATAGGAATCGTTGAACTTCCGCACCTTATCAAAAAGGCCACAATGGTTTACACAGTTTCCTGGTCTATAAACAGGAATACGAAAAACAAGAGAGCAGCGTGGGAAGTTGTAAAATTTCTTACAAAGGAAGGACAGAAGATGTTCGTAGAAGGAGCAGGGGTTCTCGCTTCCAGAAAGTCTATTGCTGCTCAGGATACAGACCCGATAAAAGAAGCTTTCTATGCTGGCGCAAAATATGCGATTCCATGGAGGGTTCCAACACCGAGCGGGATATTCAGCAAAGCCAACGACCAGATAAACAGCAAGCTTAAAGATCTTTTCTATGAAAGAATAACTCTTGATGAAGCACTTAACGAGATTATTGAAAATTATATGAGCTGGGTTTCTGAGTAA
- a CDS encoding carbohydrate ABC transporter permease, with product MNLSSKTREAIVGYIFISPIILTILIFTIYPVFAGLYYSFTNYQPTEVQKFKMRFIPEEAMMFHTGVFPDEENVAYEDIAAIFDPVSFVLYDVGVNLNDKQVEAVKKYLDSERLIKDFLAGNLKEEMSVADFMKKYMKSESNLFKRYIPDFIGLTNFKKMIKDQYFWISLKNAFVYSIIVVPVQTLLAILLAVAANMNIRGRGFFKAVFFIPSISSSAAISMIFWLIYSKPGVLNRFLSYFGMQPIDWLNNPNTALGAIMVMNIWTTAGYFMVTFLAGLQGIPKTIYEAAEIDGAKFWTRFWKITFPLLRPQILFVSIMGIIGCMQVFDQIYFLIKNMRNITVSYYIYKNAFEYHNMGYASAIAMVLFLIILVITSIQRKLVKEEAFF from the coding sequence GTGAATCTGAGCTCTAAAACCAGAGAAGCCATCGTCGGTTATATATTTATTTCCCCGATTATCCTGACAATTCTTATTTTTACCATATATCCTGTTTTTGCTGGGCTTTATTACAGCTTCACAAACTATCAGCCAACTGAAGTACAGAAGTTCAAAATGCGCTTCATCCCTGAAGAGGCAATGATGTTTCATACTGGTGTTTTTCCGGATGAAGAAAACGTGGCATATGAAGACATCGCAGCGATTTTTGATCCGGTAAGTTTTGTGCTATATGATGTAGGTGTGAATCTCAACGACAAGCAAGTAGAAGCCGTTAAGAAATACTTGGACAGCGAAAGACTTATCAAAGATTTCCTTGCTGGAAATTTGAAAGAGGAAATGTCTGTTGCAGACTTTATGAAAAAATACATGAAATCAGAAAGCAATCTGTTTAAGAGATACATCCCGGATTTTATTGGTCTGACAAATTTTAAGAAAATGATAAAAGATCAATATTTTTGGATATCCCTTAAGAATGCATTTGTTTATTCTATCATCGTGGTTCCTGTTCAAACATTGCTAGCTATATTGCTTGCGGTGGCTGCGAACATGAATATCAGAGGCAGGGGATTTTTCAAAGCTGTTTTTTTCATTCCTTCTATTTCCTCTTCGGCCGCGATATCTATGATTTTCTGGCTCATATATTCAAAACCCGGCGTTTTGAACAGATTTCTTTCTTATTTCGGAATGCAGCCGATTGATTGGCTTAACAACCCGAACACAGCTTTGGGAGCGATTATGGTCATGAACATCTGGACAACAGCAGGATACTTTATGGTCACATTTCTTGCAGGACTGCAGGGAATCCCGAAGACAATTTATGAAGCGGCTGAAATAGACGGAGCGAAGTTTTGGACAAGATTTTGGAAAATTACCTTTCCCCTCCTTCGCCCCCAAATTCTCTTCGTTTCTATTATGGGAATTATAGGCTGCATGCAAGTCTTCGACCAGATTTACTTTTTGATAAAGAACATGAGAAACATCACCGTATCTTACTACATATATAAAAACGCCTTTGAATACCACAACATGGGTTATGCATCAGCGATAGCTATGGTACTTTTTCTTATAATATTGGTTATAACTTCTATACAGAGAAAACTTGTCAAAGAGGAAGCGTTTTTTTGA
- a CDS encoding carbohydrate ABC transporter permease, with product MRKKWRIGLTISYIILIAYAAVSLFPFIWSALVSITPMKYTDENGIERGFDIMKWPPDINFFEWPVKVFGAPGTLANYLQIFKITPYARWILNTIIYAVLVTVGHLLFDTLGGYAFARLRFPLKNFWFTMFLATLMIPGHVTMIPNYNLMVKFGFVNTYYGLFIPKLTGVFGLFLMRQFFLSIPRELEEAAKMDGASIFRTYIKIILPISKPAIAALAIYTFVGTWNDFLWPLLMTSDKNMYTLTVGLDFYRTSYYTFWQYMMAASILMTIPMIIIFLSFQKYFVESSVSTGLKG from the coding sequence ATGAGAAAAAAATGGAGGATAGGTCTTACAATTTCATACATAATTTTGATAGCGTATGCTGCTGTTTCCCTTTTTCCCTTTATTTGGTCTGCACTGGTATCTATAACTCCGATGAAATACACTGATGAAAACGGGATAGAACGCGGGTTTGACATAATGAAATGGCCCCCGGATATCAACTTTTTCGAATGGCCAGTGAAAGTGTTCGGAGCACCGGGGACACTGGCTAACTACTTGCAAATTTTCAAAATAACTCCCTATGCCAGATGGATACTTAACACTATCATATATGCGGTACTGGTGACCGTAGGGCATTTACTTTTTGATACCCTTGGAGGTTATGCTTTTGCGAGACTGAGGTTTCCGCTTAAAAATTTCTGGTTCACTATGTTTCTCGCCACGCTCATGATCCCGGGGCACGTTACGATGATTCCAAACTACAATCTCATGGTGAAGTTTGGCTTTGTGAACACTTATTACGGGCTTTTCATACCGAAACTAACGGGGGTTTTCGGTCTGTTCCTTATGCGCCAGTTCTTTTTGAGTATCCCGAGAGAATTAGAAGAAGCTGCAAAAATGGATGGGGCATCGATATTTAGAACGTATATAAAAATAATCCTTCCTATTTCGAAACCGGCTATCGCTGCCCTTGCTATCTATACTTTCGTTGGAACGTGGAATGATTTTCTATGGCCCCTTCTTATGACCTCTGACAAAAACATGTATACGTTAACTGTCGGGCTTGACTTCTATAGAACGAGTTATTATACTTTCTGGCAGTATATGATGGCTGCTTCTATATTGATGACTATTCCAATGATTATAATCTTCCTGAGTTTCCAAAAATATTTCGTCGAGAGCAGTGTTTCGACAGGCTTAAAGGGTTGA
- a CDS encoding glycogen debranching protein produces the protein MEDLYLYESGRRVYYFGRSNGDNEGVGWHVKGKMGGLWFEDVRILSSVKLLRGEKNLIPDKFINNLYYKTLNYGKTKLNFVAHPTDYFFAIYLENLEPEDELVLYLDQTPLWLENEIYSKELKVYKKPPKTIIFRPLKHNRNISITVDNAFVHVDNGKVFFRSKMGSLLCLISMNSRNEMDFTSIVETKQDYYSKYLSEGDNDDLKFWAQLNALELYFERESGKGYVAGLPEFPWWFGIDTVYTALGLLKTPQLPLVKSSINNLAYYGNGIVPHEVTTAGRIYAKGRMNEVVSFAYLALRYVLETGEMDFLELIDKAVEILIPALDRNGYPIGEGIIEIPGTEKSALLDVACWFYKLLDELKRESLINSLKQGKELTAIFEKIERNFFGVWRNGKNLFYDAIKGAKKHFAGHFIQIYPLAMGLVPYQEGKKVLEMMKKVGFFNEIGMIHSLPLEKYDAGNYGGQDKNSIVWSLPTLLALKAAKKYADMELMDILIKSIKKSLHLGTRGALPEILPNGGCTVQAWNAYLLDIF, from the coding sequence ATGGAAGATCTTTACCTTTATGAGAGTGGAAGAAGAGTTTATTATTTTGGGCGCTCCAATGGTGACAACGAAGGTGTCGGCTGGCATGTGAAAGGGAAAATGGGCGGATTATGGTTTGAAGATGTGAGGATTCTTTCCTCTGTGAAACTTCTCCGCGGGGAGAAAAACCTTATTCCCGATAAATTCATCAACAACCTTTATTACAAAACACTTAATTACGGAAAAACAAAGCTGAACTTCGTTGCCCATCCAACCGATTATTTCTTTGCTATATATCTCGAAAATCTCGAACCGGAAGATGAGTTGGTTTTATATCTTGATCAAACCCCGCTCTGGCTAGAAAACGAAATATATTCTAAAGAGCTGAAAGTTTATAAAAAACCACCAAAAACGATCATTTTTAGACCATTAAAGCATAACAGGAATATATCTATTACCGTTGATAACGCCTTTGTCCATGTCGATAATGGCAAAGTTTTTTTCCGCTCAAAAATGGGATCGCTTTTATGTTTGATTTCGATGAATTCTAGAAACGAAATGGATTTCACTTCAATTGTAGAAACCAAGCAGGATTATTACAGCAAATATCTTTCCGAAGGTGACAATGATGATCTGAAATTCTGGGCTCAGTTGAATGCGCTGGAGCTTTACTTTGAAAGGGAATCAGGCAAAGGTTATGTGGCAGGTCTTCCAGAATTTCCCTGGTGGTTCGGGATAGATACCGTTTATACAGCTCTTGGGTTGCTAAAAACGCCTCAACTCCCTCTAGTCAAGTCTTCGATAAACAACCTGGCGTATTACGGCAATGGAATTGTACCCCACGAGGTTACAACTGCTGGCAGAATTTATGCGAAAGGTAGAATGAACGAGGTAGTTTCCTTCGCTTATTTGGCCTTGAGATATGTGCTTGAGACTGGAGAAATGGATTTTCTCGAACTTATTGATAAAGCAGTAGAAATCTTAATACCCGCTCTAGACAGAAATGGTTATCCCATTGGCGAAGGGATCATCGAGATACCAGGAACTGAAAAATCGGCTTTACTTGATGTGGCCTGCTGGTTTTACAAGCTTTTAGATGAATTAAAGCGAGAGAGTCTCATAAATTCGCTGAAACAAGGGAAAGAACTTACTGCAATTTTTGAAAAGATAGAAAGGAACTTCTTTGGTGTGTGGAGAAACGGCAAAAATTTATTCTACGACGCAATTAAAGGAGCTAAAAAACATTTTGCTGGACATTTTATTCAGATATATCCTCTCGCGATGGGCTTAGTTCCCTATCAAGAGGGAAAGAAAGTCCTTGAGATGATGAAAAAGGTGGGTTTTTTTAATGAAATAGGCATGATACATTCTCTTCCGCTTGAAAAATACGATGCGGGAAACTACGGAGGTCAGGACAAAAACTCCATAGTTTGGAGTCTTCCTACGTTATTAGCGTTGAAGGCAGCCAAAAAATATGCAGACATGGAATTAATGGACATATTGATAAAATCTATCAAGAAATCCTTACATTTGGGAACACGTGGTGCGCTTCCAGAAATACTTCCTAACGGTGGTTGCACCGTACAAGCCTGGAATGCTTATCTATTAGACATTTTTTAA
- a CDS encoding DUF401 family protein → MTTLAVFIGIFAMIISLRYLKDLTLSLFIAIIAISAVLLTPPLLYFQAFSREFTVWNFWKVMMTIFSIYLLGETLNKSGDAARFISAIGKIFPTPRVAISLIPAMIGLLPMPGGAMFSAPMVKEMSESDSSITAEDAMVTNYWFRHSMEYFWPLYPAIVIVAGMAKVSLRAMVVGMLPAGLAAIFVGYILMVRKYPKIKLSPEALKELLLSTWPIMVVIVMVILNQPGWLVVMIVSVVYLLTKRNKLEILKRSLKWKTFLLIAAVFFFKAFVEMSGIPENMSQELLSWNVPVILVIIVLPFIMGLMTGVTQAAVGLSFPLLVSLVPENVLFSTSILAYTFAVAGVLISPVHLCVALTSQYFSISYTSMVKRIAIPLSSATIVGIVMYLIL, encoded by the coding sequence ATGACAACTTTAGCGGTGTTTATCGGTATTTTCGCAATGATTATATCTCTTAGATACTTAAAAGATCTTACCCTTTCGCTTTTTATTGCTATTATCGCAATTAGCGCTGTTTTGCTGACACCGCCTTTGTTATACTTTCAGGCATTTTCAAGGGAATTCACCGTTTGGAATTTCTGGAAGGTTATGATGACTATCTTTTCCATATATCTTCTCGGTGAAACGCTGAACAAAAGCGGTGATGCAGCCCGGTTCATTTCAGCGATTGGTAAAATATTTCCCACACCAAGGGTAGCAATTTCTCTTATTCCAGCTATGATAGGCTTGCTTCCCATGCCGGGAGGAGCTATGTTCTCTGCTCCTATGGTAAAAGAAATGTCTGAAAGTGATTCTTCCATCACCGCCGAAGACGCGATGGTTACCAACTACTGGTTTAGACATTCAATGGAATATTTCTGGCCGCTTTATCCAGCAATAGTAATTGTGGCAGGAATGGCAAAGGTTTCTTTAAGGGCAATGGTCGTGGGGATGTTACCGGCTGGCTTGGCTGCTATTTTCGTTGGATATATTCTCATGGTAAGAAAATATCCGAAAATAAAACTTTCTCCGGAAGCATTAAAGGAACTTTTGCTTTCAACGTGGCCCATAATGGTTGTTATAGTTATGGTTATTCTGAACCAGCCGGGTTGGTTAGTTGTCATGATCGTTTCTGTTGTGTATTTGCTAACCAAAAGGAACAAACTTGAAATTCTGAAACGTTCGCTAAAATGGAAGACATTTCTTTTGATTGCTGCTGTATTCTTCTTCAAAGCTTTTGTGGAAATGTCTGGAATTCCTGAAAACATGAGCCAGGAGCTCCTTTCATGGAACGTTCCCGTTATACTCGTTATCATTGTACTGCCGTTCATTATGGGGCTTATGACAGGCGTCACCCAGGCTGCTGTGGGTTTGAGTTTTCCGCTGCTTGTAAGTCTTGTCCCAGAAAATGTCCTATTCTCCACATCCATACTTGCATATACATTTGCCGTAGCCGGTGTTCTTATATCTCCAGTACATCTCTGCGTTGCCCTCACTTCACAGTACTTTTCTATCAGTTACACTTCCATGGTGAAACGAATAGCCATCCCACTCTCTTCAGCTACAATTGTGGGGATTGTTATGTATTTGATACTTTAG
- a CDS encoding 3'-5' exoribonuclease YhaM family protein gives MENVAYDKENYVNNNPAFFLLTNVVQKSKKDGNPYYSCSVRDSKTVLSANIWEWEEGQEPISGVVALATYSYKRKYGLSLKIRKLYTLEELNNHIDDAFSIFLPRVENIENLKDELSDLIQGIENAFLKELLEKTISPGDGEIKGFFLAPAATKNHHVKIGGLLEHSVNVAKLCKIVARTFGDDIDMDLLIAGALLHDIGKVQTYDYKSYSFEFTDEGLLEDHIVLGIKKLAVVIGKIDGFPKEIEQNLFHIVASHHGLKEWGSPVVPRTLEAIIIHNCDRLEAQMEAFRELARSVPKGGSWSDYSGILGTKVFVYGKYGEDT, from the coding sequence TTGGAAAATGTAGCTTATGACAAAGAAAATTATGTTAATAATAATCCCGCATTTTTTCTTCTCACAAACGTCGTTCAAAAGAGCAAAAAAGACGGGAATCCATACTACTCTTGCAGCGTTAGAGATTCAAAAACAGTACTTTCAGCAAACATATGGGAATGGGAAGAAGGACAGGAACCGATTTCTGGGGTAGTTGCTTTGGCAACTTATTCTTACAAAAGAAAATATGGACTTTCTTTAAAGATCCGCAAATTGTACACACTGGAAGAACTTAACAACCATATAGACGATGCCTTTTCTATCTTCCTTCCCAGAGTAGAGAACATAGAAAATCTTAAAGATGAACTCTCTGATCTTATTCAAGGAATAGAAAATGCTTTTCTGAAAGAGCTGTTAGAAAAAACGATATCTCCTGGAGATGGAGAAATAAAAGGCTTTTTCCTTGCACCTGCAGCAACGAAAAATCACCATGTCAAAATCGGTGGATTGCTAGAACACAGCGTAAATGTTGCGAAACTATGCAAAATTGTCGCCAGGACATTTGGTGATGATATAGATATGGATTTACTTATTGCGGGAGCCCTGCTGCATGATATAGGCAAGGTACAAACTTACGATTATAAAAGTTATTCTTTTGAATTTACAGATGAGGGGTTACTTGAGGACCATATCGTTTTGGGGATAAAGAAACTGGCAGTGGTTATTGGCAAAATAGATGGTTTCCCGAAAGAAATCGAGCAGAATCTATTTCATATTGTGGCAAGCCACCATGGCTTGAAAGAATGGGGTTCTCCGGTCGTGCCAAGAACATTGGAAGCAATAATAATCCACAACTGCGATCGTCTTGAAGCCCAAATGGAGGCCTTTAGAGAATTGGCGAGATCTGTCCCCAAAGGAGGTTCCTGGTCCGATTATTCGGGAATACTTGGTACAAAGGTATTCGTCTATGGAAAATATGGTGAAGATACCTGA